The window atgggccggaaattacggtaaatgctgTCCTGGCTTACTTCTGCTCGCACATCCGCCGTCCCGCTTCTGATACTACATGAAAATCGCAGGTCGACTACTTAAAATGTGACACGCAGTGTGAAAGGAACTCCTGAGCAATCCACAGATATTAACGACAAAATCCCCAGAGCACACTTAGTTCAAATTAGAGCCATTACAAAGTTTGTTCTACCCGTTGCCATCGTCACACGCATGCCTCGGCAACACCGTGCAGGCGTCCTCCAGTTTATTGTGTTAGTGTCGGTAAGTGCTCGGCAGAGGCGAGAAGGTAAAAACCCGTCTGAGGTTGAGAGGACTCTGAAAGATAATCTGCAAGGTCGCTGTGTCCCTCTCCATTGTTTCAGTCTCACAATGTTGTGTAGGcagaatgtgtgtttgtgtgtatgagtTTGTGTGGGCACCCACTCATCCAGGTGACTGCCACCAGCCATATTATATAACAactcactcactttttttttttaatattgtttatcTTTctcccatgtgccctgcgattggctgacaaccagtccaggatgtaccccgcctcctgcccgatgacggctgggattggctctggcgctcccgccaccctcgtggggataagcggctcagaaaatggatggatatcttaaATCTCCCTTTATCATTTAACCCTGAGGAGAGCATTGTCGCTTTCCTAGTGACCAGCACGGTGGTGTCGATTTGCTCGCAATCCAGTTTGCTACACCTTATTTGGTTAAAAAGTCGGGCAATAAAAACGTGGAATAATTCTGATTCATAATTGTGATATTGATTGAAAGAGTCACGATCATTACATTGACTATAATCGTGCAAATCTACACTAAAATGACATTGAATTTGTAAACATTCAGACAAGTTTTATACtatctgatttttattttataaggAAAAATAAGAAACATTCGAGATGTAAACACTGAATagtttttttatagttttttttgggtgccatGACAACACACGGGTGGTCAACATGGTGCCAGGCCAAATCCACCACCGAAAGCAACGCGGTCACACAGAGCGGCAGACACAAAGCCAAGGCAAACGAGCGAAACAAGACGTTGGCGGCGGCGTTTCTATTTTTGTAAGCGCCGGCGACGGCAGACTGATGACAAAGAGCGAACGAGCAACGAAGAAGCACACACAGAGCGAGTGAGAGATTCACGTGTTAACCCCACCCCGagcacactatttttttttttctgtacagaaGAGACCAACTCCCCATCaccgcaacaacaaaaaacgatTGTAGCTGCCgatgacaggaagcagaatctAAAAatggccacttcctgtttgtcaaACTTGAGAAGCGACTCTGGGACACTACGCGGACACATGACATTTGAGCCCCATAAAAGCataataaccccccccccccccattgaccCCCAACGCTCCTTTGACCCAACCCACCCCCGCATGCGCCACATATCCATAACAAAGGCCTCTGGGGGGGTACAGTGTGAAAGGAGGGGGGAGGGTTTCCACTCATCAAAAGACATGTGCGGGGTCAATTTAAGCATGTTAGGAAACAGAAGTTGACCTGTCTGTCAATTTTGTGTCATATAATGTAATGTCGTCACTGACGACATTATTTGGTACACGTGCCCAATGTAATAACACTCAACCCATCAATTAATATGAGTCTATATGTGTTATTTCCCTTCGGGGATAAATTAattatcattccatccatctagCAAGCTAGCTAGCTTTAGCGTGTTATTTCCCTTAGGGGATAAATTAATgatcattccatccatctagCAAGCTAGCTAGCTTTAGCGTGTTATTTCCCTTAGGAAATAAATTAATCATTCCATTCATTtagcaagctagctagctagctttaGCATGTTATTTCCCTTAGGGGATAAATTAATTATCATTCCGTCCATCTAGCTAGCTATCAAGCTAGCTTTAGCGTGTTATTTCCCTTAGGGGATAAATTAATTATCATTCCATTCATCTAGCTAGCTATCAAGCTAGCTTTAGCATGTTATTTCCCTTAGGGGATAAATTAATTATCATTCCATtcatctagctagctagcaagctagctTTAGCGTGTTATTTCCCTTAGAGGATGAATTAattatcattccatccatctagCAAGCTAGCTAGCAAGCTTTAGCGTGTTATTTCCCTTAGGGGATAAATTTattatcattccatccatctagcaagctagctagctagctttaATGTCCATAGCTCTTTTCACACTGCTCTTCAAAGCCAGCTCGGTCCCTGCTTTAACTCCATATCACTGTTCTGTGTTAAAAGTACCGATCCAAGTTGGGAGGGATGTTGGGGCGGGGGTCAAAGCTGACCCTGCGAATTCTCTAGCTTCTGAGATAGTGTCAGAGGCGGGATGGCGACTGTGTGATAGTGGAAACGTCCGGACCGGGGTTGTGAAATTTGACCCCTGACGCTAACTTCTCCCGCCCTATTGCGTTGAAAGGAATTATCGCCGTCTAACAACTATTTTATACGTCACAGTACACCCTAGCAATATTCTTCTCTGTTGGGTTTGATCTGAAAAGCACTTTTAACAATAATGCAGACATCCAGGtctcaatgtttgattttttttaaccaaacttGCTTTTTCTTATGCCAAATTGGTTTGCTGTTAGCAGTTCATGCTAAGCTAACCTGCTTACAATGAAAGTAAAGAAACCCGTTCGTTACTTCAAATGTCACCTCGCACTTCAATCAATGGAAATGATCAATATTTGCCGACTGATGGGGTTCCCAGGGCGGGATGCTGACTTGATTTTATCAAtcaattcatattttgttttgcgGTTTTGCATTTTTCAAGGCACGTCCTCACTTCACTGCACTGCTTGCACTCTCACTATGTTTCCAAAATACTTTTCTGACTTCTCTAGTGACAATTTTTCTCCAAAAGTGACTAGCAAGTTTAATTTCCCCATGAAAAAGACTACATACGtggaattattttcattattgtgtgaatgagaagaaaagatgccTTCATTTGTGGTAAAAGCAGTGATTTATCGACAGATTTTGACCAGAGGTATGTGATTCCAAGCCATGACAAATATGTTGCTTTGCCTCACCTCTACAattgtacatgaaaaaaaatatataagcgCCCTAGCAATGGATATACAGCACTATATGTAATAGTCAAGTAAGTTTGAaggcacattttatttaaatttattaagTACTACACTAACATGGCTGCACCAGCGGTGCTCCCACTGCGGCCCTCGCCTCGGTTCTCTCTTCCATCAGTCTGAAGACCATCCTTTAACCGCCCCCACCCTCCGCCCCCTTATCATCAGCGCCAACCTGCCTGCCTGCGTCTCTTCCGCTGCGAGTATAACCGCTGGAATGCGGGCGCATCAGCTCGTGTGAAAATCCAACATGTCAGCAGCGCAAGTTGGTGATGAAAAAACGCTGACAGCTGGCTTGAAGGTCaaggaaaaaacatccattcgtCCGCTTCCCAGAGCACTCATCTGCATCAGGGCCAAGCCCGGTTGACTTTGGGACGAGCCAATCGCGGGGGAAATATAGACAacatcacacctatggacaatttagaaatGAAGCTAACAAAGTGCCATTAGCCCCACTGATGCCGCCGCTGAAGAATAAATACTTCTTTTGCTCACCTTGATGGGCTCGGTGCTGAATCGGATCTTTCTGCACGGGGGCGCTTCCTCCTCGACTGGCAGCCCGGCGATCTCGACGCAGCTGGACTCGGCCTCGTAGCGGTCGTCCTCGTCCTGGTCGTCCTCCTGGCTTCCTCCGCCGTCTCCCGGCGTCCGGCTGCCCTCGTCCGCCGCCTTCAGCCTGGCGGAGATGACATCTCCGCTTTCGTAGCTTGCCGCTACGCCGCCGGCCTCCTCCAGCTGCTCGGCCTTCGCCTCCACGCCGGCATCAGACACGGTCTTGGTCCCGTGCAGCTCCGCGTCCGCTTTCTGACCCCCGTTCACGCTCCCGGCCGGGCCGGCCCCCCTGCGGGTGCTCCTCGCAGGCGCCTCTTGGTCCCGAGGACGGCCGAAGTCCTCCGCCTGGTTGCCGGCGGCCAAGGCGCTGACCCTCTTTGTGATTACTTTGGAGTTCAACACGCCCACCTTGGCGCTGACCCCCCTAGATGGGAGCGGCGGCGCAGACGAGAGACGGTTCAGGTTGTTCCGGAGCTCGGCCGCCCGTTCGAAGACGGCGCTGAGCTGGCTGACGGTGGGGGACACGGCCTCGCTGGCGTCCAGACTGTCCAGGGACTCGGTGCTCCCGTTGAAGCGGGCCATCATGTCCAGCCTGCCCTCCTGCAAGCCCGAGGCCTTGTCCGCCTTGAGCAGAACCCTGGTGGTGGCCAGcttctcctgctgctgctgctcgaaAATGCGGCGGGTCTCCTGGAGCTTCGAGTAACTGGGCGACCCGGCTCGCTGGTGGCCGTTCTCGGGCTTGGTGTCGAACTTGCTGACGCGCTCGGACACGGTGGAGCCGAGCTTGAGCAGGGCGCTGTGGTCCACGTTCTCGTTCAGGCTGCCAGCCCTGGGGAGGGAGAGGCGCACGGCTTTGTCGCTTCCCTTGGCCCCCTCCTCGTTCTCGACGTCGGCCGTGGTGGTCTGCAGCTGCTGGAACATGTTCTTGATGCGGTGCACGTTGGAACCGTACCTGCGACCCCGGGGGCCGTCGTGCACGTCGCCGTTGGCGGCGTTGTCCGCGACCGGCTTGAGGGCCTGCATCCCCGCTTCGTAGGCGCTCCTATGCGGGGACGGGCTCCTGAGCGTGGAGCCGGCGCTCTTGGACGTGGGTTCCGTCTTCATCATGGTGGCTG of the Syngnathoides biaculeatus isolate LvHL_M chromosome 22, ASM1980259v1, whole genome shotgun sequence genome contains:
- the ppp1r9bb gene encoding neurabin-2, with the translated sequence MMKTEPTSKSAGSTLRSPSPHRSAYEAGMQALKPVADNAANGDVHDGPRGRRYGSNVHRIKNMFQQLQTTTADVENEEGAKGSDKAVRLSLPRAGSLNENVDHSALLKLGSTVSERVSKFDTKPENGHQRAGSPSYSKLQETRRIFEQQQQEKLATTRVLLKADKASGLQEGRLDMMARFNGSTESLDSLDASEAVSPTVSQLSAVFERAAELRNNLNRLSSAPPLPSRGVSAKVGVLNSKVITKRVSALAAGNQAEDFGRPRDQEAPARSTRRGAGPAGSVNGGQKADAELHGTKTVSDAGVEAKAEQLEEAGGVAASYESGDVISARLKAADEGSRTPGDGGGSQEDDQDEDDRYEAESSCVEIAGLPVEEEAPPCRKIRFSTEPIKVFATYPNEDYDRRNEDVDPMAASAEYELEKRVERLDLFPVELEKDEDGLGISIIGMGAGADMGLEKLGIFVKTVTEGGAAHRDGRIQVNDLIVEVDGTSLVGVTQNFAASVLRNTSGTVKFFIGREKPGEQSEVAQLIQQTLEQERWQREMLEQRYNQYMEEHEGGEYGTDEEEDEDEDVSPQYTGAIEVFDLAENEDLSPLETDPEKLAHKYKELQIKHAVTQAEIQQLKRKLHHAEQDKQRWRMDKAQLEQTLQENKERMEKLEGYWMEAQSLCQAVDEHLKETQAQYQALERKYSKAKRLIKEYQQKEIEYLKKETQRCAQVGAEASLLKEESGQLQEQVADLECRVEELKSEPL